A region from the Parasphingopyxis sp. CP4 genome encodes:
- the nrdR gene encoding transcriptional regulator NrdR, with amino-acid sequence MRCPFCAHDSSQVKDSRPTEDGATIRRRRQCESCAARFTTFERIQLRELTVIKSKDRRESFDRDKLHLSVSLACRKRGVELEQIDQLVSGIQRQLETSGDTEIQSSRIGEMVMEGLQQLDSVAYIRFASVYKDFREAKDFEEFAGTVKDLFEE; translated from the coding sequence ATGCGCTGCCCTTTCTGTGCCCATGACAGCAGCCAGGTAAAGGACAGCCGGCCCACCGAAGACGGCGCCACAATCCGCCGGCGTCGCCAGTGCGAGAGCTGCGCGGCGCGCTTCACGACCTTTGAGCGGATCCAGCTGCGCGAACTGACCGTGATCAAAAGCAAGGACCGGCGCGAAAGTTTCGATCGCGACAAGCTCCATCTCTCGGTCTCACTCGCCTGTCGCAAACGCGGCGTTGAGCTGGAGCAAATCGACCAGCTGGTCTCGGGTATCCAGCGCCAGCTCGAAACCAGTGGTGACACCGAGATCCAGTCCAGCCGGATTGGCGAGATGGTCATGGAAGGCCTGCAACAGCTCGACAGCGTCGCCTATATCCGTTTTGCCAGCGTCTATAAGGACTTCCGCGAGGCCAAGGATTTCGAGGAGTTCGCGGGCACGGTGAAAGATCTGTTCGAAGAGTGA
- the rpsD gene encoding 30S ribosomal protein S4, which produces MSKRKSAKYKLDRRMGENIWGRPKSPVNRREYGPGQHGQRRKGKLSDFGVQLRAKQKLKGYYGDITEKQFRRAYKEASAMKGDTSQNLIGILEQRLDMIVYRAKFAPTIFAARQLVNHGHVRVNGGKCNIPSRRIRPGDEITLRSKAQEMALVLEAQSLNERETPEYVVPDGTSKVVFTRIPTLDEVPYPVKMEPNLVVEFYSR; this is translated from the coding sequence ATGTCAAAGCGCAAAAGCGCCAAGTATAAACTCGATCGCCGGATGGGCGAAAACATCTGGGGTCGTCCGAAAAGCCCGGTAAATCGTCGCGAATACGGTCCTGGTCAGCACGGTCAGCGCCGCAAAGGCAAGCTTTCCGACTTCGGTGTGCAGCTGCGCGCCAAGCAGAAGCTGAAAGGCTATTACGGTGACATCACCGAAAAGCAGTTCCGCCGCGCCTATAAAGAAGCGAGCGCCATGAAAGGCGATACCTCGCAGAACCTGATCGGCATTCTCGAACAGCGTCTCGACATGATCGTGTATCGCGCCAAGTTCGCACCGACGATTTTTGCCGCGCGCCAGCTCGTCAATCACGGCCATGTCCGCGTCAATGGCGGCAAGTGCAACATCCCGTCGCGCCGGATCCGTCCTGGCGACGAGATCACGCTGCGTTCCAAGGCCCAGGAAATGGCCCTGGTTCTTGAAGCACAGAGCCTCAACGAACGCGAAACACCGGAATATGTTGTGCCCGATGGCACATCCAAGGTCGTGTTCACGCGGATCCCGACACTCGATGAAGTGCCTTATCCGGTGAAGATGGAACCGAACTTGGTCGTCGAATTCTATTCGCGCTAA
- a CDS encoding TrmJ/YjtD family RNA methyltransferase, which translates to MTFYAYILRCADQHYYTGHTDNLERRIAEHQSGAFKGYTSERLPVELVWSQDFPSRDEAKNAEARIKKWSRAKKEALIDGDWDALNRAAIPPLEREKTVSASLDPAPRLRSGQAGHKGSPLPKIVLVRPQLGENIGKAARAMLNFGLSEMRIVSPRDGWPNPDAFPAASGADMVLENAQLFDTVADSVADCGHIYATTVRKRGLDKPVVTPEICAANIRSLDAPSALLFGPERSGLDAEDVALANTIVTVPINPEFGSLNLAQAVILLAYEWSKGADLAIPTEKDRLPPAPHKDLEALIEHLEKVLEPTGYFFPPDRTPTTKRNLRTILTKPEWTAPDVQALRGVLSAIEKKR; encoded by the coding sequence ATGACCTTCTACGCCTATATCCTGCGTTGCGCCGATCAGCATTATTACACTGGCCACACCGACAATCTTGAGCGTCGTATCGCCGAGCATCAATCAGGCGCGTTCAAAGGCTATACCAGCGAACGCCTTCCCGTTGAATTAGTATGGTCTCAAGACTTCCCGTCGCGCGATGAAGCGAAAAACGCGGAAGCTCGGATCAAAAAATGGTCGCGTGCAAAAAAAGAAGCGCTGATTGATGGCGATTGGGATGCGCTGAATCGTGCTGCCATACCGCCGTTAGAGAGGGAGAAGACGGTCTCGGCTTCGCTCGACCCAGCCCCTCGACTACGCTCGGGACAAGCGGGTCACAAGGGGTCGCCACTCCCCAAAATCGTCCTTGTCCGCCCGCAGCTTGGCGAGAATATCGGCAAGGCGGCGCGGGCGATGCTCAATTTCGGGCTGAGCGAGATGCGGATCGTCAGCCCGCGGGACGGTTGGCCGAACCCCGATGCGTTTCCAGCCGCCTCTGGCGCAGACATGGTGCTCGAAAATGCGCAGCTGTTTGATACCGTGGCCGATTCCGTGGCCGATTGCGGCCATATCTACGCCACAACGGTCCGCAAACGCGGGCTCGACAAGCCGGTCGTGACGCCTGAAATCTGTGCCGCCAATATCCGGTCTCTCGACGCGCCATCAGCACTGCTGTTTGGACCGGAACGCTCTGGCCTCGATGCCGAAGATGTCGCCCTGGCCAATACGATCGTCACCGTGCCGATCAATCCGGAATTCGGGTCGCTCAACCTGGCCCAGGCGGTCATCCTGCTGGCCTATGAATGGTCGAAAGGCGCCGACCTCGCCATTCCCACCGAGAAGGACCGCCTTCCCCCTGCGCCGCACAAGGATCTGGAAGCGCTGATCGAACATCTCGAAAAAGTGCTGGAACCGACCGGCTATTTCTTCCCGCCCGATCGGACTCCGACGACCAAGCGCAATTTGCGGACGATCCTCACCAAGCCCGAATGGACCGCGCCGGACGTCCAAGCCTTGCGGGGGGTATTATCGGCAATCGAGAAGAAGCGTTAG
- a CDS encoding acyl-CoA thioesterase II — protein sequence MSERVETDIDFKPTMPDIKPANEVTTLAFPPGMGPRWFGHYDQRIADGAPFTAQEVPRSAVWIRESDARPLDIKGLVTISDVPMPRTFFLGNMPRFSSTVSYSFSLFATEDELAAIGDAPILVESDSDRVRNGMSDQQARIWSPNGTLIALTNQIAFFR from the coding sequence ATGTCCGAACGGGTCGAGACCGATATCGATTTCAAACCGACAATGCCGGACATCAAACCGGCAAATGAGGTCACAACCCTCGCCTTTCCTCCTGGCATGGGACCCCGCTGGTTCGGCCACTACGACCAGCGCATTGCCGATGGCGCGCCATTTACCGCCCAGGAGGTGCCGCGCAGTGCCGTGTGGATCCGCGAATCCGACGCGAGGCCGCTCGATATCAAGGGGTTGGTGACGATTTCGGACGTGCCAATGCCGCGCACTTTCTTTTTGGGAAACATGCCGCGGTTCAGCTCTACGGTTTCCTATAGTTTCTCGCTATTTGCGACCGAAGACGAGCTTGCGGCGATCGGCGATGCGCCTATTCTCGTCGAAAGTGACAGCGATCGGGTGCGGAACGGCATGAGCGACCAGCAAGCGCGGATTTGGTCACCAAATGGCACATTGATTGCGCTTACCAACCAGATCGCCTTTTTTCGGTAG
- a CDS encoding acyl-CoA thioesterase domain-containing protein: MMGFALDEETMLTAHGDGRYSRPVTDVFWNMDSAFGGWALALAVEAVTQEAQPDATLASINAIFLAAIKGETVFVCVDVLSQRKRTGFFSGPYPSGCGRWRAALQRRHRHVRTGRDRYRFQTDNAGHQTGK; the protein is encoded by the coding sequence ATGATGGGTTTTGCGCTCGACGAAGAGACTATGCTGACCGCGCATGGCGATGGCCGATATTCAAGGCCCGTCACCGATGTGTTTTGGAATATGGACAGCGCCTTTGGTGGCTGGGCCTTGGCACTCGCGGTCGAAGCGGTGACGCAAGAAGCGCAACCCGATGCGACGCTTGCCAGTATCAACGCGATTTTCCTCGCGGCAATCAAGGGCGAGACGGTTTTCGTCTGTGTCGATGTGTTGAGCCAGCGTAAACGCACCGGTTTTTTTTCGGGTCCATATCCATCAGGATGCGGCCGATGGCGCGCTGCTCTTCAGCGCAGACATCGTCATGTCCGAACGGGTCGAGACCGATATCGATTTCAAACCGACAATGCCGGACATCAAACCGGCAAATGA
- a CDS encoding chorismate mutase: MTDVKSVDETVDPADTSTMAEVREGVDAIDRALVTLMARRFGYMDAAARIKPTRDTVRDEERKADVIANVKAYAAELGVPVPLAAALWELLVENSIAYEFIRYDDIRD; the protein is encoded by the coding sequence ATGACCGATGTAAAATCTGTCGACGAGACCGTCGATCCCGCCGATACGAGCACGATGGCCGAAGTCCGGGAGGGCGTGGACGCTATCGATCGCGCACTCGTCACGCTGATGGCGCGACGCTTCGGCTATATGGATGCGGCGGCACGGATCAAACCCACGCGCGATACGGTTCGCGACGAAGAGCGGAAGGCGGATGTCATCGCCAATGTGAAGGCCTATGCGGCTGAGCTCGGCGTACCGGTACCTTTGGCGGCGGCGCTATGGGAATTGCTGGTCGAGAACTCGATCGCGTACGAATTCATACGCTACGACGATATCCGGGACTAA